The genomic region GCTTAGAGAGTTACGGAAGTGTTTGTTCTGGTGGTCGTTATGATAATTTAGCTGAGAAATTCTCTAAGAAAACCTTGCCTGGTGTGGGTCTTTCTATTGGCATTAGTCGTTTACTCTATGTTCTTTTTGAGACGGAACGCTTGACGGCCTTGGCGCCAACGCCAGTGCAAACTTATGTGGTGCTCTTTGATGAGAGTCAGCGTCCGAAAGCAAATGCGATGGCCGCAGAAATGCGCGCAGCGGGTATTAATGTGGAAGTAGCTCCCTCAGTGAAAAAATTTGGGAAGCAGATTCAATTTGCGGAAAAGCGCGGTGCACAATTCATCGTTATTCCGGAAGAAGATCGTACGGATCAAATGAAAAATTTACTTACCGGTGACCAAGAAGATTTCTCAATTGAGAAAATGGGAACTTTTTTAAACGCTTAAGATCAAGACTTTGTGTTATTTTATTTTGTTAAGTAATGACTTAGTACAAAGTTATAAGATGTTTAAAAAATGGGTGTTTTAGTTTTAATTTATAAAACATCCACTATAGTCACGCGATTTTTTAACCTATGGATCTTTGTGTATAAATTATGGATGCTTTAATAAATATAGTGATAGCAGCAGTCGTTTTCGGCGGCCTCTTTTTCGGTGTGGGACTCAAATTTCTCGCTAAAAAAGATGATGAAGTCAAGGGTAGTTGCGCATCTCGCAATCAATTTTTGAATGAAGGTGGTTGTTCTATATGTGGGAAAGAGGATCCTTCCGGATGTGATGGAAGTCCTTTAGATGAAGCAAAAAAAAGCGAAGAAACAAGTTAAATACATTTTTTTTAAATCGAGCTGTTAAATAAATAACAGCTCATTATTTTCGAAAACAAGCAAGGAAAACAAACAAGCCATGAGCAGTTACAAACTCAAAAAAGGCTATGACCTGAGAATCAAAGGAGAAGCGGAAGCGACTCTCGAGACTCTACCTCGACCGACCCAAGTGGCGCTCGATGGTCGTGAATTTCACGGTCTACGCCCGAAGATGATGGTTAAAGCAGGAGACAAGGTCAAAGCCGGATCCCCGCTTTTTTTGCAGAAAGGGACTGAGAATTTTTATTTCACAAGCCCTGTCAGCGGAACAGTAAAAGAAGTTCAGCGTGGAGCACGTCGTGTCCTACAAGAAGTTATTGTAGAAGCAGACGAGAAAGATGAGTTTGAAGAATTTCAAACTATCAGTTCAGGTGACTTACTTAACACCAGCCGTGAAGTTATTCTCGAACAAATCCTCAAATCGGGTTTATTCGCACAGATTCTAGCTCGTCCATTTGCGATTATCGCAGATCCGGCAGTTGAACCACGCGATATTTTCGTATCAGCATTCTTAACTGCACCTCTAGCACCAGAGATCAACCTTATCTTGGAAGGCAACGAAGCTGCATTCCAAGCAGGTATCAACGCTCTTTCAAAATTGACTTCAGGTTCAGTGAACCTCGGTATTGAAGGCGGTCGTGCAGATCTCTCAGAAGCACTTAAGAATCCAGCTAATGCGAAAGTGAACCAATTTAATGGTGCTCACCCAGCGGGTAACGTCGGTATTCAGATTCACCACGTTGCACCAATCAATAAAGATGAAGTGCTTTGGACTTTGAGTTCTCAAGCCGTTATCAGCATTGGTAATCTTTTCCTTCAAGGTAAAGTCGTTTCAGAGAAAGTGATTGCCTTAACGGGTGAATCAATTGATCAGCGCAAGCACGTAAAAGTCATTACGGGCGCAGCCATTGCTGAAGTTGCCAAAGGTCGCGTTAAAGCTGATGCTGATTTACGTTATATCTCTGGTGATGTTCTTTCTGGACGCACTGTTACAGGTGGTTTTTTAGGTACTACGGCATCACAAGTTACTGTGATTCCTGAGATCGAAAAAATGGAATTTATGGGCTGGGCTCTCCCAGGTGGCGAGAAAGAATCTTTCTCTAGAACTTTCCCATCTTTTCTCTCACCGAATAAAAAATATTCTCATAACACAGGTTACCACGGTGGCGTTCGTGCCTTCGTGCAAACAGGTGCTTACGAATCTGTAGTTCCAATGGATATCTACCCAGTGCACTTAATTAAGTGTATTATGGCAGGTGACTTGGAAGCGATGGAAGGCTTAGGCATACTTGAAGTAGCTCCAGAAGACTTTGCTCTCTGTGACTTTATCTGTGTATCTAAAATCGAAGTGCAAGATTTACTCCGTAAGGGTCTTGATTTCTTCCGCAAAGAAGGGTGCTAATTGTGAAATTCGTTGAAGATCAAATTCACAAGGTACGTCCGCTATTTGAAAAAGGCGGCAAGTTCGAAAAACTCTATTACCTTTTCGAAGCAGGTGAATCATTTCACCTCGTAACAGACAAACGTACTGATCGCGGTGCTCACGTTCGTGATAACATCGATTTAAAAAGAATGATGATTACTGTGGTTTTGGCCATGGTTCCCTGTATTCTTTTTGGTATTTATAATACTGGTTTCCAGCATTATACGGCATTACTTAATGATGGCCAAATAGACGCTTTACCAGGAATGGTAGATATGATTGTCTACGGCGCGATCATGGTAGTCCCAGTGATATTAACAGTGTATATAACTGGTGGTATTGTTGAAGGTATATTTGCGATAATTCGCAAGCACGAAATTAATGAAGGTTTCCTGGTGACAGGTATTCTGATTGCCATGGTAGTTCCTGCAAGTATTCCACTTTGGCAGGTTTCACTTGCCACTATTTTCGGTGTATTCATCGGTAAAGAGTGTTTCGGTGGTACTGGCATGAATATTCTTAACCCTGCATTAACTGCACGTGCATTCCTCTTCTTTAACTTCCCTTCACAGATTTCTGGTGATAAAGTATGGGTAAGTTTTGACAAAGCTCAAGAAGTTGTGGCTACAGCGACTCCAATGGGTGTTGCTGCTTCAGGTGAAGCGCTTCCAGAGGCTTACTCAACAATGAATATGTTCCTAGGTCTAATCCCAGGCTCAATTGGTGAAACCTCTGTTATCGCCTGTTTAATCGGTGCGATCATTTTACTCATCGCTGGTGTCGCTTCATGGAGAACCATGATCGGCATGCTCGTCGGTGGTTTCTTATTCGCATGGCTCATCAGCCTCGGCAACAACACCAATCCAAACGATCTCGCAGCACTTGGCGCAGTTAAGCACCTTTGCATGGGTGGTTTCGCTTTCGGTCTTGTGTTTATGGCAACTGATCCGGTTTCATCTGCAAATACCAACGT from Lentisphaera profundi harbors:
- a CDS encoding NADH:ubiquinone reductase (Na(+)-transporting) subunit B, which encodes MKFVEDQIHKVRPLFEKGGKFEKLYYLFEAGESFHLVTDKRTDRGAHVRDNIDLKRMMITVVLAMVPCILFGIYNTGFQHYTALLNDGQIDALPGMVDMIVYGAIMVVPVILTVYITGGIVEGIFAIIRKHEINEGFLVTGILIAMVVPASIPLWQVSLATIFGVFIGKECFGGTGMNILNPALTARAFLFFNFPSQISGDKVWVSFDKAQEVVATATPMGVAASGEALPEAYSTMNMFLGLIPGSIGETSVIACLIGAIILLIAGVASWRTMIGMLVGGFLFAWLISLGNNTNPNDLAALGAVKHLCMGGFAFGLVFMATDPVSSANTNVGKWIYGFGAGAMSMLFRIVNPAYPEGVMLAILLMNVFAPLIDHYVVKASIKRRLNRARV
- a CDS encoding Na(+)-translocating NADH-quinone reductase subunit A, which translates into the protein MSSYKLKKGYDLRIKGEAEATLETLPRPTQVALDGREFHGLRPKMMVKAGDKVKAGSPLFLQKGTENFYFTSPVSGTVKEVQRGARRVLQEVIVEADEKDEFEEFQTISSGDLLNTSREVILEQILKSGLFAQILARPFAIIADPAVEPRDIFVSAFLTAPLAPEINLILEGNEAAFQAGINALSKLTSGSVNLGIEGGRADLSEALKNPANAKVNQFNGAHPAGNVGIQIHHVAPINKDEVLWTLSSQAVISIGNLFLQGKVVSEKVIALTGESIDQRKHVKVITGAAIAEVAKGRVKADADLRYISGDVLSGRTVTGGFLGTTASQVTVIPEIEKMEFMGWALPGGEKESFSRTFPSFLSPNKKYSHNTGYHGGVRAFVQTGAYESVVPMDIYPVHLIKCIMAGDLEAMEGLGILEVAPEDFALCDFICVSKIEVQDLLRKGLDFFRKEGC